The following nucleotide sequence is from Deltaproteobacteria bacterium.
GGTTTCGGGCCTCCTGAATCTTTGGTTTCTTCTTTGGGTTTTTCCGCCGCCCCTTCCTCGATGGATTTCACGCCGCCCTTAAAATTTTTGATGGCCTTTCCCAGCCCTGATCCGATTTCAGGAAGACGTTTGGCCCCGAAAATCAGAAAAACAATGGCCAGGATGATAATCAGCTCTTGGGTACCCAATCCGAACAATTGCTTCACCCCCTCTTAGATTTATGATTTAGTATATTACGGCCAGATCATTTTATCAAGGACAATTAATCGCTTGCCTCCCTTCACTTTTTAATTCCCTTAGTATTTTCGAGCTCGGGGAAGCAGGAAGATACTGCCAATCTTTATGAATTTACAACTGAATATGAAAAGTGCAGGTAGGCAAGCAATTAATCGCAAAAATGGGAGACGATTTCCTGATAATCCCAGTGAACAAAACCTTTCGTGACTTTGGCCACCCCCTTGAAATAAGGCGATTCCGTCTCCTCGTATAGCCGATCACATAAAAGAGGTACCCAGGCAACCAAATGTTCCCTAAAGAAACGATACTGCATTTCCAAAAGGAAATCTCGTGTTTTCGCATCTTCGGCCTGAGTGGCTTTTTGACAGAGATAGAAGACGAACTCCAGTTCAGCACCGATATGATCA
It contains:
- a CDS encoding twin-arginine translocase TatA/TatE family subunit, whose translation is MFGLGTQELIIILAIVFLIFGAKRLPEIGSGLGKAIKNFKGGVKSIEEGAAEKPKEETKDSGGPKPA